The sequence AAACAAAATTTGTTAATTATGTGGAAAACTAATTAAAATCAAATAAATTAGGGGTTTTTTATTTTTTCATAAATTAAAGTTTTGTGGAAAACCTAAATTTTTTGCAAATTAAAAATAACTTTTGCGACTTTTCCACATCTTTCTTTATAATAAGAATTAGAAAAAATGGAGTGAAAAAGTAATGAACACAAAAGAATTGTGAACAGAAGTAAAAGAAATTTTGGCGCGAGATGAATCAATCCCCCCAGAAATATATAACTACTATATTAGTGATACAAACTTATATACTGTATCAGATAATAACTGTTTAATTACAACTAAATCAGAAATTGCAATTGGGGTATTTGAAGCAGGTTTAAAAGATAAAATAACTCAAATTTTAAAATCCCTAACTGGAATTGAATATCATACTTCGTTTGAATTAGAACAAAATATTAATAAAAATCCAATTGTTGCAAATAATGTTGATACTTTAAATAATGCCCAAAAAACAATTTACTACGAAAATTATACTTTTGAAAACTTTGTTAGTGGCGATTCAAACCAAGAGGCTTTGCAAGCAGCTTTAGCTGTTGCCCAGGATTTAGGAAATAAATGAAACCCCTTATTTATTTATGGGGATTCAGGGTTGGGGAAAACCCACTTATTATACGCAATTAAAAATAAAGTTGAAGAATTTTATGATGGAGAGCTAAAGGTAAAATATTTACGAGCTGATGAATTTGGAAAAATTGCAATGGATATTTTAAACCAAGGTCACCAAGTAATTGAGGCTTTTAAAACATCTTATGATCAATATGATTGTTTAATGATTGATGATATTCAGCTATTAGCAAAACGAAATAAAACAAATGAGATTTTTTTCTACATTTTTAATTCATATATTGAAAAAAATAAACAAATTGTTATTACTTCTGATAAATATCCTGATGATTTAGGAGGTTTTGAAGCCCGCATTATTTCCCGTTTTTCCTATGGTTTAAGTATTGGTCTAGATTCACCGGATTTTGAAACGGCTTTAAAAATCTTAGAACAGAAATTAAAACAACAACGGAACTTGTCATTATTTTCCGAAGAAGCATTAGAATTTATTGCCCTAAACTTTAACAGTGATGTTAGAAAATTAGAAGGGGCCATTAAACGGCTTTTATTCTTTGCGGTAATGAATAAAAAACCCGATGAAATTATTACTTTAAAAGATGTTGAAAAATCATTTAAAGATGCTCCTTTACAAAATAATGAAAAAATAACTTCTAAAAAAATTAAGCAAGTAATTGCTGATAACTATAATATTACTATCAAAGCAATGATGAGTAAAACAAGAGTTAGCAACGTTATGCAAGCCCGTCAGTTAGCAATGTATTTTTGCCGAACTTTATTAGATGATCCTTTTACCAGAATTGGGGCTGAATTTGGGGGTAAAGATCATACAACTGTCATGAATAGTGTTAAAAAAGTCGAAAATCAAATTGCAACAAATAAAGAATTTAAATATTTTGTTAATTCAATTCGTAAAAAAATTGAAGGGAAATAATCACATTTTTATCCACTAGTTTTTATTAGTTAAATAACCTTATTAATATTTAGATATTAAAAGTTATCCACAGTTTCAACAAACTAATAATAATAATTTAAATAAATAAAATTTAATATATATTAGGATATAATGGTTATATATGGTTGTAAGAGAGGTATAAGTAATGATTATTAATATTAAACGTGAAAGTATTTTAGAAGAGTTATTAAAAGTAAGTAGAATTATTTCACAAAAAACATTAATTCCTTCCTTATTAGGAATTTTAATTGAAGTAAAGAAAGATAAAGTAACATTTACTACATCTGATGGTGATACTTCAATTAAATCAGAAATCTTAGTTGGCAATAATTTAGTTATTAAATCAATTGGTAATATCTTAATTAAAAACAAATTCATTATTGAAGTTATCCGAAAAATTGAAGATGAATTTATTACATTAGAAGCTGTTGAAGGATCACTTATTAAAATTAAAGCTCATAACTTTGATTCAGTTTTAAATACTTTAACAGCATCAGATTATCCTCATTTAGCATTTGAAACCAAAGGAAAAGAAATTACTTTTACAAGTAGTTTATTAAAAGAAATTATTTCACAAACAAGTTTTGCAATTGGGGAAAAAGAAAAAAGAATTGTTTTTAATGGTCTTAATTTAAAAACGGATTTAGCAAAACAAGAATTAATTATTACCGCAACTGATTCTTTCCGATTATCATCTAAAAAAATTGCCTATCATAATTCAAATGAATTTGATGTTATTATTCCAGGAAAATTTATTAATGAAATTGGTAAATTAATTAATGATACTGATGACATTATTATGAAAATCAATGAAAAATCAGTTAGTGTTTTATTAAATAATACAATTATTCAATCAAAAATTATTGAAGGGAAATATCCTGATACAACAAAGGTTATTCCAGATAGTTTTAATACTTCATTAACAGTTAATAACCGGGAATTAATTAAAATTATTGAACGGGCAAGTGTTTTATCAAATGAAGCAATGACAACAATTGTAACTTTAAAAATTGATAATCAAAAAGTTAAAATTACTTCATTTACACAAGAAATTGGAAATACTGAAGAAGAAATTCAAGATTATAAAATTGAAGGAAGTGATCAAATTATTTCCTTTAACTCAAAATATATTTTAGATGCTTTAAAAGCTTTTAAAACAAAAGAAGTAACAATTAAAATGATTGATGAAGCAAAACCACTAATTATAGTGTCCCAAGAAGATGACTCATTACAACAATTAGTATTACCAATCCGTTCATATTAAGTTAATAAAAATAATAAAAGAAAATATTTAAAATAGTTATTTTTCAAGATAACTATTTTTTTCTTTTATTAGTTTGTTTTATTGAAAATAAGCAATAAAAAAATCAAAATAAAAAAAATTAAAAATGATTTATTCTTGGCATAATTTGGCACTTAAATCGTCTAATATGGTAAAATTTGATTAGCAAGAAATGAGGATTAAAATGAAAGAAACTTATAATTCCAATTCAATTCAAGTTTTAGAAGGATTAGAAGCTGTTCGTAAACGTCCAGGGATGTATATTGGGGCAACTAATGTTCGTGGTTTACATCATTTAGTTTGGGAAATTATTGATAATTCAATTGATGAAGCGTTAGCTGGTTATTGTAATAAAATCGAAATTATTATTAATGAGGATGAATCAATTACAGTAAAAGATAATGGTCGAGGAATTCCAACTGGTATTCATAGTAAAACAAAAGTTTCAACGTTAGAAACAGTTTTTACAGTTTTACATGCTGGGGGAAAATTTGATTCTGATACATATAAAATTTCTGGGGGGTTACATGGAGTTGGAGCTAGTGTTGTTAATGCCTTAAGTAAATATTTAAAAGTTGAAGTTAATCGTGAAGGTGAAAAGTATTTAATGGAATTCCACAATGGAGGAAAAATCTTATCACCAATTCAAAAAGTCGGAACAACAAATGAACAGGGAACAATTGTAACTTTTAAACCTGATTCTGAAATTTTTAAAGAAACAACAATTTTTAATTTTTCAACAATTGAAAAACGAATTAAACAATTAGCTTTTTTAAATAAAGGGTTACATATTTCCTTATTAGATCATCGCGATGAAGAAAATACTTTTGTTGAATATAATTTTAAAAATGGGATTAAAGATTATGTTTCAGAATTAAATAAAACAATTGGTTTACCTCTAAATGATATTTTTTATGTTGAAGGAACTGAAGAAAACATTATGGTTGAATTTGGTTTACAATATAATGATAGTTATACGGAAAACTTTTTTTCCTTTTGTAATAATATCAATACCCATGAAGGGGGAACTCATGAAGAGGGAACAAAACTAGCGTTAGTTCGTGAATTAAATAATTATATTAAAAATAATAATAAGGGTAATAAAAATAGCAATGAGGAAAAATATACGTGAGATGATATTAAAGAAGGTTTAACGGTTATTATTTCTGTTCGTCACCCTGATCCACAGTATGAAGGACAAACAAAAACAAAGTTAGGTAATAGTGAAGTTAAAAAAATAGTTTCTAATATTGTTGGAAAAGGTTTAGCAAGTTTTCTATTAGAAAATCCTGAAGATAGTAAAAATATTTTTGAAAAAATTGCCTTATCGTTAAAAGCACGGATTGCGGCACAACGAGCAAAAGAATCAACCCGTCGTAAAAATGCAATGGAGAGTTTTTCATTACCAGGGAAATTATCAGATTGTGAGACAAAAAATGCTGAAATTGCTGAATTATATATTGTTGAGGGAAATTCAGCGGGTGGTAGTGCTAAAGCTGGACGTGATCGTAAGTTTCAAGCGATTTTACCCCTAAAGGGAAAAATTTTAAATGTTGAAAAAGCTAGTCAATTAAAAGTATTTGAAAATAATGAAATTAATTCAATTATTACAGCTTTAGGTGCTGGAATTAAAGAAGAATTTAATGGTAAAAAATTGCGTTATCATAAAGTAATTATTATGACCGATGCTGATGTTGATGGTTCCCATATTCGGATTTTATTATTAACATTCTTTTATCGTTATATGAAAGATTTGATTGAGAATGGCAATGTCTATATTGCTCAACCACCATTATATAAAATCCAAAATGGTAATAATGTCAAATATGCTTACTCAGATTTTGAATTGGGAGAATATAAAGAAGAATTAAAAACTAAAAAAATAAATAATTTTACAATTCAACGTTACAAAGGATTAGGAGAAATGAATCCTGAACAATTATGAGAAACAACAATGGATCCAACTAACCGGGTATTGTTAAAAGTTTCAGTCAATGATGCTTTTGATGCTAATTTAATTTGTACAGAATTAATGGGTGAAAATGTTGAACCACGTAAAAAATTTATTAAAGAAAATGCCAAATATGTTAAAAATTTAGATATTTAAAGATAAGGAGAAAAGAAAATGAATCCAGAAGATAATAACTATGATTATAATGGGAAAATAAAAGATGTTGATATTTCTGATGAGATGAAAACAGGCTTTTTAGATTATGCCATGTCAGTTATTGTTTCACGGGCAATTCCAGATGTTCGCGATGGGTTAAAACCTGTTCATCGTCGAATTATTTATGCGATGTGAGATCTAAATATGACATATGATAAGCAACATAAAAAATCAGCGCGGATTGTGGGGGAAGTAATTGGGAAATATCACCCTCATGGTGACACTGCTGTTTATGAAGCAATGGTAAGAATGGCTCAAGATTTTTCATATCGTTATCCGTTAATTGATGGACATGGAAATTTTGGTTCAATGGATGGTGATGCTCCAGCCGCAATGCGTTATACTGAAGCACGGATGAGTAAAATTGCTGGAGAATTAATTAAAGACATTGAAAAAGAAACAGTAATTTTTGCAGATAATTATGATGGTAGTGAACAAGAACCAACTTTTTTACCAGGATATTTTCCAAACCTATTAGTGAATGGGGCAAGTGGAATTGCGGTTGGAATGGCAACTAATATTCCACCTCATAATTTAGGGGAAGTAATTGATGGTGTTATTGCAATTACAAAAAATAAAGATATTACAACAGCACAATTAACAAAAATTATTCGTGGTCCAGATTTCCCAACGGGAGCTTTAATTACAACAGGAACAAGTTTATTAAAAGCATATGAAACAGGGAATGGGACAATTACAATTCGTTCAAAAGTAAGTATTGAAGAAAATAATAATAAGAAAAAAATTATTATTTCAGAGATTCCTTATCAAGTTAATAAGGCAAAGTTAGTTGAAAAAATTGCTGATTTAATTAAAGAGAAAACAATTGCAGGAATTGCTGATTTACGTGATGAATCAAACCGTGAAGGGGTTAGAATTGTTATTGAATTAAAACGTGATGTCCAAGAGACATTTATTTTAAATAAGTTATATAAAATGACGCCATTACAGACAAATTATTCGTTAAATATTTTAGCGCTGTCAAAAAATCAACCAAAAATAATGGGAATTAAACAAATCCTTAATTATTTTATTGAACATCAAATTAATATTATTATCAAAAGAAGTCAGTACGATTTAAAAAAATGTCAGAATCGCTTATTAATTTTAGAAGGATTAAAAATTGCGTTAGACCATATTGATGAAGTAATTAAAATTATTAAACAATCCCCAACAACACAAGAAGCTAATGATGGTTTAGTGAAAGCATTTAAATTGGCTGTTGAACAAGCTAAAGCCATTTTAGAAATGCGTTTACAACGATTAACAGGATTGGAAATTGAAAAAATTATTATTGAAATTGCCGCAATTAAAACGGAAATTCTAGAGTTAGAAAAAATTATCAATAATAGTGATTATCAAATTGAAATCATGATTAAAGAATTAGAAGAAATTAAGAGTAAATATGGGGATCAACGTCGAAGCCAAATCATTCAAGAAGAATTAACAGAGATTGATCCAGAAGAATTAATTAAACAAGAAAGTATTTTAATCTTATTGACAAAAGATGGTTATATTAAGCGTGTTACAGAAGATACTTTTAAAACTCAAAATCGTGGTGGTAAAGGAATTATTGGAACGGCAAATAATGTTGATGATAGTATTAATAAAATTGTTTTAGCTAATAGTATTGATTCGTTATTTTTCTTTTCTAATTCAGGAAAAGTTTATAAATTACGGGCATACCAAGTTGAAAGTTATTCACGTCAAGCACGAGGGTTACCAATTATTAATTTAATTGCAATTGACAAAAAAGAACAAATTAGAACAATATTAACAATTAATGAAAGTATCTCCCAAGATAGTAATTTATTTTTTGTGACAAAAAAAGGATTAATTAAAAAAACTAAACTATCAGAATTTAGTCAAATTCGCCAATCAGGAAAAGTGGCCATTGAATTAAAAGATGGTGATGAACTAGTTGATGTTATTGTTAGTGATGATAATTGTGATATTATTATTGCAAATGATGATGGTAAAGTAATTCGTTTTAATGAAAAAGAAATTCGTCCAATGAGTAGACAATCAATTGGTGTAAAAGGTATTATAAATGATGAAGGTGAAACAATTAGTATTTCATCTCGATTAGCTGCAGAAGAGTATGTTTTATCAGTGACAGAAAATGGGTTTGCTAAAAAAACTTTAATTTCTGAATATCGAGCAACTGGCCGTGGAGGTAAAGGTGTTAAGTCTATGAACTTAACAGATAAAACAGGAAAATTAACATTTGTTAATTTTGTGAAAGATGATGAAGAGATAATTATTGCAACAAAACAAGGTAATATTATTCGTCTGCCATTATCACAAATTCCAACATTTGGCCGAACAACATCAGGAGTTAAATTAATTAAGTTAAATAAAGATGATAAAATTGAAGTAGTTGAATTACTAAGAATCAATGATTTAAAAGGAGAATAGATATGTTAGATCAAAAAGTTGTGGCTACAGATATTGAGGAAGTAATCAAACGTTTAAATACAAGAAATAATAGCTTTGATAATTTACGAGAAATAGTAGCATTAAGTGAAGAACGGAAAACTTTAATTAATGATTTAGAAAAATTAAAAGAAAAGCGTAATATTAATTCAAAAAAAATTGGGGAACTAATTGCGCAAAAAGATTTAACGCAAGCTGAAGAATTAAAAAAACTTGTTAATAGTGAAAAAAAAGATATTGAAACAATTGAAACTAAATTAGAATTAATTGAAAATAGTATTTTAAAAATTATTGAAGTAGTTCCTAATCTTCCTGATCAAAGTGTTCCGGTTGGAAAAGATGAAGAGGATAATGTCGAAATTCGTCGGTGAGGAGAACCAACAAAACATTCATTTGAAACAAAAGAACATGATAAAATTGCCAGTCAATTAAATATTATTGACTTTGAGCGTGGAGTTAAATTGTCAGGAGCCCGATTTGTTGTTTACAAAGGAATGGGGGCAAGATTAGAAAGAGCCCTAATGAATTTAATGTTAGACCAACATCATAAAAGAAATTATGTTGAAATTGAACCACCAATTTTAGTTCAACCTCAAATTATGTATGGAACTGGAAACTTACCTAAGTTTGCTGATGATGCTTATTATATTGAAAAAGATAATCTATATTTAGTGCCAACAGCAGAAGTACCAGTAACTAATTTATATCGAGAAGAAATTTTAAAAGAAGAACAATTACCAATTTATCATTGTGCTTATACACCATGTTTTCGTCAAGAAGCTGGATCAGCTGGGAAAGATACAAAAGGGATTATTCGATTACATCAGTTTAAAAAAGTTGAATTAGTTAAATTTGTTAAACAAGAAGAATCATTTAATGAGTTAGAAAAAATGGTTCTTGATGTCGAGAATATTCTGCAACTATTAAAAATCCCATATCGTGTAATTGTTTTATGTACAGGGGACATGGGATTTTCATCGGCAAAAACATATGATATTGAATTATGAATGCCTGGCCAAAATAAATATCGTGAAGTTTCATCATGTTCAAATTGTACTGATTTCCAAGCTCGTAGAATGAAATTACGTTACCGTGATAAAGATGAAAAAATTAAATATGTTCACACCTTAAATGGTTCAGGATTGGCAATTGATCGAGTAATCGCAGCAATTTTGGAAAATTTCCAAAATGAAGATGGAACTGTTAACATTCCTGAAATTTTACAACCATATATGCAGGGTGAAAAAGAAATTAAGTAAGAGCGTTTAAAACGCTTTTTATTTTTGTTTCACGTGAAACAAAAATAAATTTAAATAAAACTATTAAGGGAACAACTAAAAATGTTTCACGTGAAACAAAAAAAGAACTGTTTTTTACCATTAAAAAGTTTGCTTTTTTAGATATTATTGATATAATGATTAATGCCATTACAATAGTTACATTTGAAACTGGTCAGGACCGGAAGGTAGCAGCCATAAGACTAAGGACTATGTGTATTGGCATTTTTTATAGCAAAAGGTGGAAAAAATGAATAATAAAGAAGAGATTTTTCAAAAACTTTATAGTTTAGTAAGAAATGCCGCAAAGAAAGATTCAGTCCCAATCGCTGCGATTGTTAGCAATAAAAAGGGTGAAATTATCGGGATTGGGCAAAATAAAACAAATAAAAATATTGTAACATCTCATGCTGAGATTTATGCAATTAATCAAGCTTGCAAAAAA is a genomic window of Spiroplasma syrphidicola EA-1 containing:
- the serS gene encoding serine--tRNA ligase; its protein translation is MLDQKVVATDIEEVIKRLNTRNNSFDNLREIVALSEERKTLINDLEKLKEKRNINSKKIGELIAQKDLTQAEELKKLVNSEKKDIETIETKLELIENSILKIIEVVPNLPDQSVPVGKDEEDNVEIRRWGEPTKHSFETKEHDKIASQLNIIDFERGVKLSGARFVVYKGMGARLERALMNLMLDQHHKRNYVEIEPPILVQPQIMYGTGNLPKFADDAYYIEKDNLYLVPTAEVPVTNLYREEILKEEQLPIYHCAYTPCFRQEAGSAGKDTKGIIRLHQFKKVELVKFVKQEESFNELEKMVLDVENILQLLKIPYRVIVLCTGDMGFSSAKTYDIELWMPGQNKYREVSSCSNCTDFQARRMKLRYRDKDEKIKYVHTLNGSGLAIDRVIAAILENFQNEDGTVNIPEILQPYMQGEKEIK
- the dnaA gene encoding chromosomal replication initiator protein DnaA, encoding MNTKELWTEVKEILARDESIPPEIYNYYISDTNLYTVSDNNCLITTKSEIAIGVFEAGLKDKITQILKSLTGIEYHTSFELEQNINKNPIVANNVDTLNNAQKTIYYENYTFENFVSGDSNQEALQAALAVAQDLGNKWNPLFIYGDSGLGKTHLLYAIKNKVEEFYDGELKVKYLRADEFGKIAMDILNQGHQVIEAFKTSYDQYDCLMIDDIQLLAKRNKTNEIFFYIFNSYIEKNKQIVITSDKYPDDLGGFEARIISRFSYGLSIGLDSPDFETALKILEQKLKQQRNLSLFSEEALEFIALNFNSDVRKLEGAIKRLLFFAVMNKKPDEIITLKDVEKSFKDAPLQNNEKITSKKIKQVIADNYNITIKAMMSKTRVSNVMQARQLAMYFCRTLLDDPFTRIGAEFGGKDHTTVMNSVKKVENQIATNKEFKYFVNSIRKKIEGK
- the gyrA gene encoding DNA gyrase subunit A; amino-acid sequence: MNPEDNNYDYNGKIKDVDISDEMKTGFLDYAMSVIVSRAIPDVRDGLKPVHRRIIYAMWDLNMTYDKQHKKSARIVGEVIGKYHPHGDTAVYEAMVRMAQDFSYRYPLIDGHGNFGSMDGDAPAAMRYTEARMSKIAGELIKDIEKETVIFADNYDGSEQEPTFLPGYFPNLLVNGASGIAVGMATNIPPHNLGEVIDGVIAITKNKDITTAQLTKIIRGPDFPTGALITTGTSLLKAYETGNGTITIRSKVSIEENNNKKKIIISEIPYQVNKAKLVEKIADLIKEKTIAGIADLRDESNREGVRIVIELKRDVQETFILNKLYKMTPLQTNYSLNILALSKNQPKIMGIKQILNYFIEHQINIIIKRSQYDLKKCQNRLLILEGLKIALDHIDEVIKIIKQSPTTQEANDGLVKAFKLAVEQAKAILEMRLQRLTGLEIEKIIIEIAAIKTEILELEKIINNSDYQIEIMIKELEEIKSKYGDQRRSQIIQEELTEIDPEELIKQESILILLTKDGYIKRVTEDTFKTQNRGGKGIIGTANNVDDSINKIVLANSIDSLFFFSNSGKVYKLRAYQVESYSRQARGLPIINLIAIDKKEQIRTILTINESISQDSNLFFVTKKGLIKKTKLSEFSQIRQSGKVAIELKDGDELVDVIVSDDNCDIIIANDDGKVIRFNEKEIRPMSRQSIGVKGIINDEGETISISSRLAAEEYVLSVTENGFAKKTLISEYRATGRGGKGVKSMNLTDKTGKLTFVNFVKDDEEIIIATKQGNIIRLPLSQIPTFGRTTSGVKLIKLNKDDKIEVVELLRINDLKGE
- the dnaN gene encoding DNA polymerase III subunit beta translates to MIINIKRESILEELLKVSRIISQKTLIPSLLGILIEVKKDKVTFTTSDGDTSIKSEILVGNNLVIKSIGNILIKNKFIIEVIRKIEDEFITLEAVEGSLIKIKAHNFDSVLNTLTASDYPHLAFETKGKEITFTSSLLKEIISQTSFAIGEKEKRIVFNGLNLKTDLAKQELIITATDSFRLSSKKIAYHNSNEFDVIIPGKFINEIGKLINDTDDIIMKINEKSVSVLLNNTIIQSKIIEGKYPDTTKVIPDSFNTSLTVNNRELIKIIERASVLSNEAMTTIVTLKIDNQKVKITSFTQEIGNTEEEIQDYKIEGSDQIISFNSKYILDALKAFKTKEVTIKMIDEAKPLIIVSQEDDSLQQLVLPIRSY
- the gyrB gene encoding DNA topoisomerase (ATP-hydrolyzing) subunit B, which gives rise to MKETYNSNSIQVLEGLEAVRKRPGMYIGATNVRGLHHLVWEIIDNSIDEALAGYCNKIEIIINEDESITVKDNGRGIPTGIHSKTKVSTLETVFTVLHAGGKFDSDTYKISGGLHGVGASVVNALSKYLKVEVNREGEKYLMEFHNGGKILSPIQKVGTTNEQGTIVTFKPDSEIFKETTIFNFSTIEKRIKQLAFLNKGLHISLLDHRDEENTFVEYNFKNGIKDYVSELNKTIGLPLNDIFYVEGTEENIMVEFGLQYNDSYTENFFSFCNNINTHEGGTHEEGTKLALVRELNNYIKNNNKGNKNSNEEKYTWDDIKEGLTVIISVRHPDPQYEGQTKTKLGNSEVKKIVSNIVGKGLASFLLENPEDSKNIFEKIALSLKARIAAQRAKESTRRKNAMESFSLPGKLSDCETKNAEIAELYIVEGNSAGGSAKAGRDRKFQAILPLKGKILNVEKASQLKVFENNEINSIITALGAGIKEEFNGKKLRYHKVIIMTDADVDGSHIRILLLTFFYRYMKDLIENGNVYIAQPPLYKIQNGNNVKYAYSDFELGEYKEELKTKKINNFTIQRYKGLGEMNPEQLWETTMDPTNRVLLKVSVNDAFDANLICTELMGENVEPRKKFIKENAKYVKNLDI